The following coding sequences lie in one Sulfuricurvum sp. genomic window:
- the rplD gene encoding 50S ribosomal protein L4, with translation MMSAIVLNEKFEKASELALPESFNGINPHNLYLYVKSYQASIRSNTASVKSRSTISGGGKKPWAQKGKGGARAGSRRSPIFVGGAIAHGPNTGRNYDQKINKKQKKLALKCALDALATAGKLFIVDSIEVPTGKTKDALALFNALNVRDALLVKKILDENTYLAFRNIASTYVVEENELNAFLAATYRSVVIEKAVWENLTKES, from the coding sequence ATAATGAGCGCGATTGTACTGAACGAAAAATTCGAAAAAGCCTCTGAATTGGCATTGCCTGAGAGCTTTAACGGTATCAACCCACATAACCTCTATTTGTACGTTAAATCGTATCAAGCGAGTATCCGTTCTAATACAGCGTCTGTAAAAAGCCGTTCGACTATTAGCGGTGGTGGTAAGAAACCATGGGCTCAAAAAGGTAAAGGTGGCGCACGTGCCGGTTCACGTCGTTCACCGATCTTTGTTGGCGGTGCGATTGCACATGGTCCAAACACGGGTCGTAACTACGATCAAAAGATCAATAAAAAGCAAAAGAAACTTGCACTTAAATGTGCTTTGGATGCTTTGGCTACAGCTGGAAAGTTATTCATCGTTGATTCGATCGAAGTTCCGACTGGTAAAACAAAAGACGCATTGGCGTTGTTCAATGCATTGAATGTTCGTGATGCGTTGTTGGTGAAAAAGATTCTCGATGAGAATACCTATCTTGCATTCCGTAACATTGCTTCTACATATGTTGTAGAAGAGAATGAACTCAACGCCTTTTTGGCTGCGACATACCGTTCGGTGGTTATCGAAAAAGCGGTATGGGAAAATCTGACTAAAGAGAGCTAA